Within Campylobacteraceae bacterium, the genomic segment ATCATTATTGGCTTTGGACATCCTGTTTATACTACAAGCGATCCAAGAAACGTAGTTATTAAAAAAGTTGCTCATGATTTATCGCAAGAAAATGATGATATGGACATGTATGATGTTGCTGAGCGAATTGAAACAATTATGTGGGAACAAAAGAAAATGTTCCCAAATCTTGACTGGTTCTCAGCAGTTTCTTATAATCAAATGGGAATTCCAACTGATATGTTTACTCCTCTTTTTATAATTGCACGAGTAACAGGTTGGGGAGCTCATGTAATTGAGCAAAGAGAAGATGGAAAAATCATTAGACCCTCAGCTACTTATACAGGACCAGAAGGTTTAAAATTTGTTCCTATTGAAGAGCGATAAGAATAAACAATTTTAATACCAAAGTGCCCTATAGGCAATCAAATAAGGATGAGTTATGCTCATCCTTTTTAATTTAAAGTAAATGGATATAAATATGACAAGTGAAAAATATCTTAAAGAATTAGAAGGTTTTAATACAAAATATTATGATGTAAAAGCGGCTGTTGAGGATATTACTCCTGGAAGTTTTTCAAAACTTAATTATACATCCAGAGTATTAGCAGAAAACCTTTTACGAAAATGTCCAAGTGTTGATTTAGAAGATTCTCTAATTCAATTAATCGAAAAAAGAACAGACAAAGATTTCCCTTGGTATCCAAGCCGTGTGGTTACTCATGATATTTTAGGTCTTACTGCTTTGGTTGATTTAGCTGGTTTAAGAGAAGCAATAGCAGATAAAGGTGGAGATCCTAAGAAAGTTAATCCTGTTGTTCCAACACAGTTAATTGTGGATCACTCTTTAGCTGTTGAGTGCGGTGGTTTTATTGAAGATGCATTCCAACAAAACAGAGATATTGAAGACAGAAGAAATGCGGACCGATTTCATTTTATTAACTGGACGAAAGAAGCTTTTGATAATGTAGATGTAATACCTCCTGGTAATGGAATTATGCATCAAATCAATTTAGAAAAAATGTCACCAGTAATTCATAATATTGATGGCATTGCCTCACCTGACACATTAGTAGGAACAGATTCTCATACACCTCATGTTGATGCACTTGGAGTTTTTGCTCTTGGAGTGGGAGGATTAGAGGCCGAGAATGTAATGCTTGGAAATCCTTCTTATATGAGAGTTCCTGAGTTTGTAGGAGTAAATATTGTAGGAGTTCGAGCCCCTGGAATTACTGCTACAGATATAGCTCTTAATTTAACTTCCTTTCTAAGACAAAATAATGTTATCTCTTCTTATTTAGAATTTTACGGAGAAGGATTAGAATATTTAAACTTAGGCGATCGTGCGACTATTTCGAATATGACTCCTGAATACGGAGCCAGTGCCGCTATGTTTGCGATTGATGAACAAACCTTAGATTATTTAAAATTAACGGGAAGAGAATCTTCACAAGTCAAACTGGTTGAAGCATATGCAAAAGCCAATGGTTTGTGGGCAAGTAGTTTAAAAGATGCTACATATGCAAGAGAATTAATTTTTGATTTATCACAAGTAAGCAGATCCTTAGCAGGACCTTCAAAACCACATAAGTTAGTTCCTACTAACACTTTAAAAAAAGAAGGAATTATAAAAGACTTTACAATTGATGGAAATAAAATGCCCGACGGTGCTATTTTAATCGCAGCAATTACTTCTTGTACCAATACTTCAAATCCAAGAAATGTAGTTGCAGCGGGACTTTTAGCAAAAAAAGCAAATGCCTTGGGATTAAAAAGAAAATCATGGGTGAAAACATCACTTGCACCTGGTTCTAAAGTAGTTGAAACCTATTTAAAAGATGCCAATTTACTTAAAGAATTAGAAAGTTTAGGTTTTGGAATTGTTGGTTTTGCCTGTACTACCTGTAATGGAATGAGCGGCGCTCTTGATCCATTAATTCAAAAAGAAGCCGTTGATAATGATATTTATACAACAGCCGTATTATCAGGAAATAGAAACTTTGATGGAAGAATTCATCCCTATGTAAAAGATGCATTTTTAGCTTCGCCACCTCTTGTTGTAGCCTATGCTTTAGCTGGTACAATTAGGTTTGATATTGAAAATGGTATTTTAGGTAAGGATAAAGATGGAAATCCTATTACATTAAATGACTTATGGCCAAGTGATGAAGAAATAGATGCAGTAGTAAAAGAATCTGTTCGTCCAGAAATGTTTGATGAAATCTATGATCCAATGTTTGCCAAAAGAATTTTAGGAGATATTGAGATTTCACCTTTTTATAAGTGGAACAGAAAAAGTACTTATATAAATAAACCCCCATATTGGGACGATGAATTTATGGGAAAACCAGCCTTGAAAAACATGTTAGCGCTTGGTGTATTTCCTGATAATATAACAACAGATCATTTATCTCCTTCAAATGCAATCTTACCTGAAAGTGCTGCAGGAGAGTATTGTTTAAAAATGGGTTTACCTATAAATGATTTAAACTCTTATGCAACACATAGAGGGGATCATTATACTGCTCAAAGAGCAACCTTAGCTAATCCAAAACTCTTTAATGAAATGGTTAAAGATGAAAAGGGGCAAACAAAACAAGGCTCTCTTACAACTATAATGCCAGAAGGTAAAGAGTCAAGAATGTGGGAAGCTATTGAGACGTATATGGAGAGAAAACAGCCTTTAATTATAATAGCTGGTACTAACTATGGTCAAGGGAGCTCAAGAGATTGGGCTGCAAAAGGCGTTAGATTAGCGGGTGTTGAAGTTTTAATTGCTGAATCAATTGAGAGAATTCACAGAACAAATCTTGTAGGAATGGGAGTACTTCCATTACAATTTAAAGATGGAGATACCAGACATACTTACAGTATTGTGGGAAGTGAATCCTATGAAGTAAAAGGGGATATTGAAGCAAGAGGAAGTCTTACTGTTATTATGACAAGAAAGAACGGCGAAGTTATAAATATTCCTGTTATATGTAGACTTGATACATCTGCTGAAGTTGAAGTATATAATGCTGGTGGGATACTGCAAAAATTTGCTGTTGATTTCGTAGCAAGTAAATAAAACTAATACAAATCTTTTAGGGTAAGGCCCTAAAAGTATTTAGAAGAAATTATAAAATTTTTTCTAAATACTTTTACAAAACTAAAACAATAATTCCCTTTAAAAAGGGGATATTTTCTAAGGATATTCAAATGGCATATACACCACAATTTAAAGTAAAAGCTACCTTTATGAGAGGTGGTACTTCAAAAGGTACTTTCTTTAATATCAAAAATCTTCCCAAAGAAGTACAAAAAGATACAAAAAAAAGAGATAAACTTCTTCAAAGAATTGTAGGAAGTCCTGATGTATACAAAAAACAAATGGATGGCATGGGAGGTGCAAGTTCTAGTACTTCTAAAGCTATTTTAGTTGGAAAATCTGAAGTAGAAGGTCATGATGTAGATTATTATTTTTGTCAAGTAGCAATAGATAAAGATTTTGTGGATATGAGCGGAAACTGCGGAAACTTAAGCTCAGCCGTTGGTCCTTTTGCAATACATGAAGGTTTAGTGCCTAATGTTCCCAAAGATGGTGTTTGTTGTGTAAAAATTTGGCAAGCCAATATCAAAAAAACTATTCTTTGTTATGTAACAATGGAAAATGGCATGGTAAAAGAAATGGGCGATTATTTTATTGATGGAGTAGCTTTTGCAGCAGAAGAAATAAAACTTGAATTTGTGGAACCTGTTGATCCAGACGAAAACCTGTTTCCTACAGGAAACGTAGTTGATGATTTAGAAGTTGAAGGAGTAGGAACATTTAAAGCTACTATGATAACAGCTGGAATTCCTACTATTTTTGTAAATGCACATGAAATTGGATACAAAGGAACTGAACTTCAAGGGGATATCAACTCTGATAAAAAAGCCCTAGAAAGATTCGAAAAAATCAGAATTGCAGGCGCTCTTAAAATGGGTCTTATAAAAGATGCAAAAGAAGCCCAAACAAAACAACATACTCCAAAAATTGCTTTTGTTTCTCCAGCAAAAGATTTTATAACATCAAGTGGAAAAGAAGTAAAAGCTTCTGAAATGGATTTACAAGTACGTGCTTTATCTATGCAACAATTACATCATGCAATGATGGGAACAGCGAGTGTTGCCATTGGTGTTGCTGCTTGTATTCAAGGAACGCTTGTTAATATTGCAGCAGGTGGCGGAGAAAAAGATACAGTGACTTTTGGTCACCCTTCTGGTGCTATGAAAGTAGGAGCCATTATTAGTAAAAAAAACAATAAATTAATAGTAGAAAAAGCTTCTATGAGTAGAAGTGCAAGAATCATTATGGACGGTTTTGTGCATGTACCTGCGGACACTTATAAATAAAAATAGGTAAAGATGTTAAATGCTTTACTTTTATACAAAAAAAGATGCACTTTGTATAAAAGTAAATAAGCTTGTTTATTTTACTAAAGAAGAAATAGTTTTAAAAGCTTCGTGTTTTGAGTGAACAGTTAATTCAAATAATATTGATTCATAACTTGTAGGAATAACACCTGCTTGAACGAGACGTTCAATTGCCATAATATTATTAAAATCACTTCTTGAAGAAATACAATCTGTAACTAAAACAGGCTGAAACCCTTCTTCTAATAAATCTAAACACGTTTGTAAAATACAAACATGTGTTTCAATACCAGCAACTATCACTACTTTTTTATTTGATTTTTTAAGAGCAGCTAATATAGCTTCATTTTTACAAATTGAAAAACTTACTTTTTCAAAATGAGGTTCATCTTTTACAAGCTCTTTAATAGAAGCAATAGTATCTCCTAAACCTTTTTTGTACTGTTCATTTATAATAAAAGGAACTTTTAATGCTTGTAAACCTTTTATTAAAATAAGTAAGTTATTCTCAACAGCTTCATGATTGCTTACCAAAGGGAATAATTTTTCTTGAACATCAACCAAACAAAACAAACACTCATCTATATTAATTCTCATATCTACTCCTTAAAATGTATTAAACTATTTAAACGCTAATTTCTCTGCTCTTGCCAATAACTCTTTAGCACCTTGTTTTATAAAAAGCTGGGCAAATTCTTCGCCAACTGTACTATAATCATCAATAGAAGCTATCATTTCTTCTTTTATATATTCACTTCCATCAGGCAAACCAACTATTGCTTCTACATGAATCTTTTCATCTTTTATAAGAGTAGCTTTAACACCAATTGGAACTTGACAGCCACCTTCTAGTGTATGAACAAAACTTCTTTCAATAAACGATTCAATATGTGCATTTTTATCATTTAAAACAGAAACCAATTTTATGATTTCTGGTTCATCAAGCGTTTCTATAGCCAGCGTTGCTTGTCCCATTGAAGGAATCATTAGGCTTGTATCAATAGGTGTAAAATATTTCACTTCATCTTGGATACCTAGTTTTTGAACACCTGTTGCTGCTAAAATAATAGCATCGTATTCGCCATTATTTAACTTCTTAATTCGTGTATTTATATTTCCACGTAAATCTTTTAGTTCAATATCTGGACGTAATAATTTAAGAGCCATTCTTCTTCGCAAAGAGGTAGTTCCAATTACAGCACCTTTAGGTAAATCTTCAATATTTTTGTATTTATTACTTAATAATGCATCTCTTGGATCATATCTTTTAGAAACAGCAGCCAAAGTCAAACCTTCTTCAAATTGAGTAGGAACATCTTTTAAAGAATGCACGGCTAAGTCGGCATTTCCTTCTAACATTGCAACTTCAAGTTCTTTAGTAAACAAACCTTTTCCACCAATTTTAGCCAGGGGAACATCAAGAATTTTATCGCCTTTGGTTACAAACTCTTGTAAAGTAATTTCCATATCTGGATAATGTTTTAACAACTCAGCTTTTATGTATTCACTTTGCCATAAAGCCAATTTACTTCTTCTTGTTGCAATTACTAATTTTTTCAATTCTTTACCTTATGTTTTAGTTTTAACGGTTATTTTTCTTACATCAAAGAGTTCTTTTGCTTTATTAAGCATAGGAGATTCTAAAATATCTTTTATTTGTAATTCTTGTTGTGCAGGGCTTTGAGTAGATGTCTTGTGCATATCAGCAACACATCCAGAACCGTAGTTATCTGGATTTTGATCCATTACTACGTCTTCTACCATAGAAGCTATATTAGCATCTATACTTACTTCATTATTTAGCTCACTGGGCTTTTTTTTTTGCTCTTCTATTTCTTCTTTTACAAATTCTATTTCAATAGTATTTCCATAAACATCGTACATAAACGATTTTAAAAGTGCAAAATGTTTAAATAATAATTTCCGTTCTTCTCCTTGTGCAAAAGAAGAGATGTATAAAATACTTTCTTCAAACTTTTTGTAAATAAAGTTTTCTTCAAAAACCTCACCCAATTGAATATCTCTGTCATACACTTTATTAATTACCAGTTCAAACTTATCTTTAAATTCATCATGAACTTTTTCTTCAATATTTTCTTCTGTTTTTTCTTCCGCTTTTTCTTCTGTTTTGTTTTCTAAATTTTTTGTTAAGTCGTTTTCTAAACTACTTGTTTCTTCTACTGTTTTTTCTTTTAAAGTATTTACTGCTTCAAGATCATTTTTACTTAAAAAATCTTCTAGGGATTTTGTTTGTTCAATAATATTATTATTTGTACTTGTAATATTTTCATTTGTATTTAAAGAAAGTTCTTCTTGGATAATTACTTTTTCACTTATTACAAGAGAAGGAGAATCAAAAGGATTTGCATAATTTACGGCTGCATTATGTGAAACAATATCTTCAATAATAGCTTCTTTTGAGTTTTGCGTTAAATTTATCACTTCTATTTTTTCTGTTTTTAAAGAAACAAGTGTGTTGTTTGTATCTTCTTCTTTGTTAGGAGTTTGAGTAGGTGTTGCTTCTTTTTTCACTTCTTCACTTGTTTCTATTGTTTGATTTTGACTTTCACTTTTTATAATAGGAGTATCTTCAGTCTTAAGGTTTTCATAAACATGTTTCTCATCTGTTTTTGCATGAGAACTTACAATATTTGTATTGATTGCATCTTTAATAGGATGGATTATTTCAACATTTTGTACTTTGTTAATCAAATCGTCAATTGATCTAATATTTGTAGCTTCTTGCATTTTTAATAAAGACAATAACATTACAAAAGAAGCATCCGAATTTAAACCCAAAAGATGTTTTGCATCTGCTAAAATTCTAAAAAATCGATCAAATAATAAAATATCAAAATGAGGATCTCTTGAAAGCATTTTGTCTTTTAAATAAATTGACATTTCATCACATACGGAACTAGCTTCATATTCTTCTAGTTTGAAAATAATATCATTAATGTCTTTTTTATTTAATACAATATCAAATATCTCATCCATAAAAGCTGGATCAATAAGACCCAACATATCAACAACACTCGTTGTTGTTATTTTTCCTTTTGAAAAGATAATAGCTTGATCTAAGAGCGTTAAGGTATCACGTAAACTTCCTTGCCCAGATCTTGCAATTATGTCTAAACACTCACTTTCAAAATCAACATTTTCTTCATTTAAAATATGAGAAAGATGATGAATAACATCTTTATTAGATATTTTTTTAAATCTAAAGTGTTGTGTTCGTGAAAGAATTGTTGCTGGCAATTTTAAAGCATCTGTTGTTGCTAAAATGAATTTTACAAAACCAGGAGGTTCTTCCAGAGTTTTTAATAAAGCATTAAAAGCTTGAGTAGTTAACATATGTACTTCATCAATAATAAATACTTTGAATCTAGCAGAAGAAGGTTTATATTTTGTATGCTCAATCAAGTCTTTAATATCATCAATACCTCTATTGGATGCAGCATCCATCTCAATAATATCTAAATGCCTGTTACTATTAGCGCTTTTACAATGTTCACATGTTTCACAAGGTTTTGATGTTGGTCCTGTTTCACATAATAAAGCTTTTGCCATTATTCGTGCAGTTGATGTTTTTCCACTACCTCGTAAACCAGAAAACAAATAAGCATGAGATAACCTATCTGTATCAAGGGCTAAACTTAATGTTTGAGAAATAGTACTTTGACCTACTAAATCTTCAAATCGTTTTGGTCTGTACTTTAAGGCTAAAACCTTCGTATTATTTGCTACATTACTCATATTTTATATTTTCCTAGTATCATTTTTTCTTGTTTTTCAAATATCATATTTACCATATTTATATTAATTTTTCCTGTATAAAAGATTTTAATTGTTAATAAACCTTCATTTAAGTGACCTCTTTCAAGGCTTAATTCCATTAATCTATTAGCCAAAGCTTTGCTTGTTTCTATAAGAGTAATTTTATATTGCATTATTTGTTTAATAATCTCACTTACTAATGAATAATGTGTACATCCAAGAACAATTGTATCTACATTTTTATCTTTCATTGGCAAAAGCCACTTTCTTAACATGTCCTTTGTTTTACTTATATTTCCTTCTTCAATTTTTTCTACTAAACCAGGACAAGCTTGCTCAAAAAAACTTACGTTTTTATTTAGAGACAATTGTTTTTCTAAATCTTGGTATTTTTGACCTTTTAGTGTCAAAGACGTAGCAAGAACACCTATTTTCGAACTTTTGCTTAATGCAGTGGCTGGTTTAAGTCCTGGCTCACAACCAATAACAATCATCGAAGGAAATAATATACGCAGCTCTTTAATAGCAACAGAGGTTGCTGTATTACAAGCAAGTACTAAAGCATCAATCTTATGCTTTTTTATTAAAGAATATGTTATTTCAATACAACGCGCTAAGATTTTTTCTTTGCTTTTATCTCCATAAGGAGCATAAGCAGTATCCGCTAAATAAAATATTTCTAAGCCTTTAAAACGTTGAGAAATCTCACGTACTACGCTTAATCCTCCAAGTCCTGAATCAAATATGCCAACATTCAAATTTTGCCTTTTATCTGCTTATGCTTTTTGTCTAAGTATTTTACATTTTGATTATTATAACAAAAAAGTTATAACTACTGTGTTAAAATAAAGCTAAAATATTTCTTAGTAATATTGAGGAAAAACATGTTTAAGCATTTTCACCCACACAAGCCTTTTTTGTTTAAAAGTGCAAAAAAAATGATAGTAGGAACACTTCCCCCACCTAGGTTTTGTACAAAAGATTTAAAAGTAAAAGATGTCAATTTCTCTTATGGTTCATGTGATGGTTTATTGTGGCCTAGTTTGGACAGAATTTTTACCTTAAACTTAGTATATGAAAATACAAATAAAGCCATCACACAAAGGAAAGATTTTTTATATAAACATAATATTTCCATTTGTGATATTGTAGAGTCTTGCAGTAGGGAAAAAATTGATGCCAGTGATTTAGGTATGCAAAATGTAGTATTAAGAGATATCTTGTCCTACTTAAAAGAATACAAAAATATAGATACGATTATATTTACAGGTGGAAACTCAAAAAATGGCCCAGAATATTTTTTTAGGAAAATACTCAAAGAAGAAAACATAAAATTTATTTCTATGAATAAAGAAATACCAAAAGTACACTCATTTAATTATGATAACCGGGTAATTCAAAGTATTTCTTTAACCTCGCCTTCCAATGCTGCCAACAGATTTATTGGAAGCACCAAAATTTATAAAGAAAACAAAAGAAACAATAAAAACTACAGTACTTTTGATTTTAGAGTTGAGCAATATCAAAAAGTATTTATGGCTTAAAAACTTTCCCATTCGTCTTTTGAATTTGAATTGTCTTTTATTCTTCCAGTATTTTTAGAAAGAGGTGAAGCTTGGGCTACACTTCTTGCTTCAATGCCAGTATTTATTTCATCCGTACTTGTATTATTTTGATTTATTTTTTTTGAAAAAGATTTTGCTTGTACAGAATCTTTTCCTTTAAATTCTTTTTCATCCGCATTTGAAACAACCAGTCTTGCTATACTTTGTGTTTCTTGCGCGACAAGTTCTGTATTACTAGCAACAGCTGCATTTTTTTGGGTTTGTTGATCAAGTGCATTAAGCGTATCATTAATTTGTTCAATTCCCAATAATTGTTCTTTCGACGAAGTTTCTATATTGGATATTAACTCAATTGTATTTTTTACGTTCTCATTTAAGTTTTTATAACCTTTAATCATTTCAAGTGAAATATTTTTTCCTTCATTTGCTTTTGCACTTGCATTTTCAACTAAACCTTTAATTTCTTTTGCAGCTTCTGCTGATCTATTTGCAAGATTTCTTACTTCTTGAGCTACGACTGCAAAACCTTTCCCAGCTTCCCCTGCTGTTGCAGCTTCAACAGCTGCATTAAGAGAGAGAATATTCGTTTGAAAAGATATTTGATCAATTACAGTAATGGCGTCATTAATAGCTGTAACTTGTGTATCAATTTCATCCATACTCTGTGTTGTTTTGCTTGCTAAGTCTTCCCCTTTTTCAGCAGAATTATTTAACTCATTTGCAAAACTTGTCATATTTACTATGGTTTGATTGTTTGCTCTTACATTAGCCGTAATTTCTTCTAATGCAGCAGATGTTTCTTCTAGAGAAGCTGCTGCTTTATTTGAAGATTGGTTTAATGCACTTACATCAGATAATAAAACTTCTGAACTGTTTTGCAAACTTAAACCATTGGATTTATTCTCACATAATAAATGTGTCGTTGCATCGCCTAAAGAATTAATACCTTTTGCTAGTTTTAAAATATGACCTTCTAAACCAAGTGTATCAATTTGTTTTAAATAATTGTATTTGCAATACTCATTAAGTATACTTAATACTGCATCAATATTTTTTTCCGTATTCGCTCCCATTTCATTTAGAACTATTTTTAAATTATTCAGTGTTTCATCTTTTATATCAATATTAATTCTTTGTGATAATTCACCTTTCCCAAACTTACCTAAAACATTAATTGATTCATCAATTAATGCTTGGCTTTCATCAAGATTTCTTTTTGCATAATCAATATTTTCATTTACTGCTTTTGACATTAATCCAAACTCATCACTATATCGATCATCTAAGCGAACAATTACATTGCTTTCTTTATTCAAATATTTAAAAAATTCTAGTAAACCTGAATTAAAATTTACCATTAGTTTTTTAATATTTCGTATAAGTAAAAGTGAGAATATCAATACAAAAATTAACATTGAAATTGAAATAACTTCAATAATAAGTAAAAGATTTTTTTCTTCATCTTCTGCCTCACTCGTAGAATAGTCTAATAAATCTTGCATTTGAGATACTAATTCCTGTATATTTCCATCCATTTCATCTAATTCAGTATGTAAGAGATCTTTCATTTTTTGTAAATCTTCCTTACTTCCATTTTTTAAATTAT encodes:
- a CDS encoding chemotaxis protein; translated protein: MVSLAINHAQLGKIKDIYKLFAKELQVLEKEQDVFKKDLSIFENNLKNGSKEDLQKMKDLLHTELDEMDGNIQELVSQMQDLLDYSTSEAEDEEKNLLLIIEVISISMLIFVLIFSLLLIRNIKKLMVNFNSGLLEFFKYLNKESNVIVRLDDRYSDEFGLMSKAVNENIDYAKRNLDESQALIDESINVLGKFGKGELSQRINIDIKDETLNNLKIVLNEMGANTEKNIDAVLSILNEYCKYNYLKQIDTLGLEGHILKLAKGINSLGDATTHLLCENKSNGLSLQNSSEVLLSDVSALNQSSNKAAASLEETSAALEEITANVRANNQTIVNMTSFANELNNSAEKGEDLASKTTQSMDEIDTQVTAINDAITVIDQISFQTNILSLNAAVEAATAGEAGKGFAVVAQEVRNLANRSAEAAKEIKGLVENASAKANEGKNISLEMIKGYKNLNENVKNTIELISNIETSSKEQLLGIEQINDTLNALDQQTQKNAAVASNTELVAQETQSIARLVVSNADEKEFKGKDSVQAKSFSKKINQNNTSTDEINTGIEARSVAQASPLSKNTGRIKDNSNSKDEWESF
- a CDS encoding uracil-DNA glycosylase family protein; the protein is MFKHFHPHKPFLFKSAKKMIVGTLPPPRFCTKDLKVKDVNFSYGSCDGLLWPSLDRIFTLNLVYENTNKAITQRKDFLYKHNISICDIVESCSREKIDASDLGMQNVVLRDILSYLKEYKNIDTIIFTGGNSKNGPEYFFRKILKEENIKFISMNKEIPKVHSFNYDNRVIQSISLTSPSNAANRFIGSTKIYKENKRNNKNYSTFDFRVEQYQKVFMA
- a CDS encoding DNA polymerase III subunit gamma/tau, translating into MSNVANNTKVLALKYRPKRFEDLVGQSTISQTLSLALDTDRLSHAYLFSGLRGSGKTSTARIMAKALLCETGPTSKPCETCEHCKSANSNRHLDIIEMDAASNRGIDDIKDLIEHTKYKPSSARFKVFIIDEVHMLTTQAFNALLKTLEEPPGFVKFILATTDALKLPATILSRTQHFRFKKISNKDVIHHLSHILNEENVDFESECLDIIARSGQGSLRDTLTLLDQAIIFSKGKITTTSVVDMLGLIDPAFMDEIFDIVLNKKDINDIIFKLEEYEASSVCDEMSIYLKDKMLSRDPHFDILLFDRFFRILADAKHLLGLNSDASFVMLLSLLKMQEATNIRSIDDLINKVQNVEIIHPIKDAINTNIVSSHAKTDEKHVYENLKTEDTPIIKSESQNQTIETSEEVKKEATPTQTPNKEEDTNNTLVSLKTEKIEVINLTQNSKEAIIEDIVSHNAAVNYANPFDSPSLVISEKVIIQEELSLNTNENITSTNNNIIEQTKSLEDFLSKNDLEAVNTLKEKTVEETSSLENDLTKNLENKTEEKAEEKTEENIEEKVHDEFKDKFELVINKVYDRDIQLGEVFEENFIYKKFEESILYISSFAQGEERKLLFKHFALLKSFMYDVYGNTIEIEFVKEEIEEQKKKPSELNNEVSIDANIASMVEDVVMDQNPDNYGSGCVADMHKTSTQSPAQQELQIKDILESPMLNKAKELFDVRKITVKTKT
- the acnD gene encoding Fe/S-dependent 2-methylisocitrate dehydratase AcnD; amino-acid sequence: MTSEKYLKELEGFNTKYYDVKAAVEDITPGSFSKLNYTSRVLAENLLRKCPSVDLEDSLIQLIEKRTDKDFPWYPSRVVTHDILGLTALVDLAGLREAIADKGGDPKKVNPVVPTQLIVDHSLAVECGGFIEDAFQQNRDIEDRRNADRFHFINWTKEAFDNVDVIPPGNGIMHQINLEKMSPVIHNIDGIASPDTLVGTDSHTPHVDALGVFALGVGGLEAENVMLGNPSYMRVPEFVGVNIVGVRAPGITATDIALNLTSFLRQNNVISSYLEFYGEGLEYLNLGDRATISNMTPEYGASAAMFAIDEQTLDYLKLTGRESSQVKLVEAYAKANGLWASSLKDATYARELIFDLSQVSRSLAGPSKPHKLVPTNTLKKEGIIKDFTIDGNKMPDGAILIAAITSCTNTSNPRNVVAAGLLAKKANALGLKRKSWVKTSLAPGSKVVETYLKDANLLKELESLGFGIVGFACTTCNGMSGALDPLIQKEAVDNDIYTTAVLSGNRNFDGRIHPYVKDAFLASPPLVVAYALAGTIRFDIENGILGKDKDGNPITLNDLWPSDEEIDAVVKESVRPEMFDEIYDPMFAKRILGDIEISPFYKWNRKSTYINKPPYWDDEFMGKPALKNMLALGVFPDNITTDHLSPSNAILPESAAGEYCLKMGLPINDLNSYATHRGDHYTAQRATLANPKLFNEMVKDEKGQTKQGSLTTIMPEGKESRMWEAIETYMERKQPLIIIAGTNYGQGSSRDWAAKGVRLAGVEVLIAESIERIHRTNLVGMGVLPLQFKDGDTRHTYSIVGSESYEVKGDIEARGSLTVIMTRKNGEVINIPVICRLDTSAEVEVYNAGGILQKFAVDFVASK
- the murI gene encoding glutamate racemase, producing the protein MNVGIFDSGLGGLSVVREISQRFKGLEIFYLADTAYAPYGDKSKEKILARCIEITYSLIKKHKIDALVLACNTATSVAIKELRILFPSMIVIGCEPGLKPATALSKSSKIGVLATSLTLKGQKYQDLEKQLSLNKNVSFFEQACPGLVEKIEEGNISKTKDMLRKWLLPMKDKNVDTIVLGCTHYSLVSEIIKQIMQYKITLIETSKALANRLMELSLERGHLNEGLLTIKIFYTGKININMVNMIFEKQEKMILGKYKI
- the prpF gene encoding 2-methylaconitate cis-trans isomerase PrpF; the protein is MAYTPQFKVKATFMRGGTSKGTFFNIKNLPKEVQKDTKKRDKLLQRIVGSPDVYKKQMDGMGGASSSTSKAILVGKSEVEGHDVDYYFCQVAIDKDFVDMSGNCGNLSSAVGPFAIHEGLVPNVPKDGVCCVKIWQANIKKTILCYVTMENGMVKEMGDYFIDGVAFAAEEIKLEFVEPVDPDENLFPTGNVVDDLEVEGVGTFKATMITAGIPTIFVNAHEIGYKGTELQGDINSDKKALERFEKIRIAGALKMGLIKDAKEAQTKQHTPKIAFVSPAKDFITSSGKEVKASEMDLQVRALSMQQLHHAMMGTASVAIGVAACIQGTLVNIAAGGGEKDTVTFGHPSGAMKVGAIISKKNNKLIVEKASMSRSARIIMDGFVHVPADTYK
- a CDS encoding hydrolase, yielding MRINIDECLFCLVDVQEKLFPLVSNHEAVENNLLILIKGLQALKVPFIINEQYKKGLGDTIASIKELVKDEPHFEKVSFSICKNEAILAALKKSNKKVVIVAGIETHVCILQTCLDLLEEGFQPVLVTDCISSRSDFNNIMAIERLVQAGVIPTSYESILFELTVHSKHEAFKTISSLVK
- the hemC gene encoding hydroxymethylbilane synthase — translated: MKKLVIATRRSKLALWQSEYIKAELLKHYPDMEITLQEFVTKGDKILDVPLAKIGGKGLFTKELEVAMLEGNADLAVHSLKDVPTQFEEGLTLAAVSKRYDPRDALLSNKYKNIEDLPKGAVIGTTSLRRRMALKLLRPDIELKDLRGNINTRIKKLNNGEYDAIILAATGVQKLGIQDEVKYFTPIDTSLMIPSMGQATLAIETLDEPEIIKLVSVLNDKNAHIESFIERSFVHTLEGGCQVPIGVKATLIKDEKIHVEAIVGLPDGSEYIKEEMIASIDDYSTVGEEFAQLFIKQGAKELLARAEKLAFK